One window of the Synechococcus sp. CC9311 genome contains the following:
- the bchL gene encoding ferredoxin:protochlorophyllide reductase (ATP-dependent) iron-sulfur ATP-binding protein, translating to MTTTLTRPADGDGSVQVHQDPGTKIEEGALVIAVYGKGGIGKSTTSSNLSAAFSKLGKRVLQIGCDPKHDSTFTLTHKMVPTVIDILEEVDFHSEELRPEDFMFTGYNGVKCVESGGPPAGTGCGGYVTGQTVKLLKEHHLLEDTDVVIFDVLGDVVCGGFAAPLQHANYCLIVTANDFDSIFAMNRIVQAIQAKAKNYKVRLGGVVANRSAETDQIDKFNERTGLRTMAHFKDVDAIRRSRLKKCTIFEMDDKDDGVKAVQDEYIRLASNMLNNVEPLEAVSLKDREIFDLLGFD from the coding sequence ATGACCACAACTCTCACCCGTCCGGCGGATGGTGACGGCAGTGTTCAGGTCCATCAGGACCCAGGGACAAAAATAGAGGAAGGAGCTCTTGTTATTGCCGTCTATGGCAAAGGTGGCATCGGCAAATCGACCACCTCCTCCAATCTGTCTGCCGCTTTTTCAAAACTTGGTAAACGGGTTCTCCAGATTGGTTGTGATCCCAAGCACGACAGCACATTCACCCTCACCCACAAAATGGTGCCTACGGTGATTGACATCCTTGAAGAGGTGGACTTTCACAGCGAAGAGCTCCGACCCGAGGACTTCATGTTTACGGGATACAACGGCGTGAAGTGTGTCGAGAGCGGGGGACCACCCGCCGGTACCGGTTGCGGCGGCTATGTCACCGGCCAAACCGTGAAGCTACTTAAGGAACACCATCTTCTCGAAGACACAGATGTGGTGATCTTTGACGTGCTGGGCGACGTTGTTTGCGGTGGCTTCGCTGCACCGCTTCAGCACGCAAATTATTGCCTCATCGTGACCGCTAACGATTTTGATTCCATCTTCGCGATGAACAGAATCGTGCAGGCGATCCAAGCCAAAGCGAAAAATTACAAGGTACGCCTTGGAGGAGTGGTAGCCAATCGCTCCGCAGAGACAGATCAAATCGATAAATTCAATGAACGTACGGGGCTACGCACGATGGCTCACTTCAAAGATGTCGATGCAATTCGACGCTCAAGACTGAAGAAATGTACGATTTTTGAGATGGATGATAAGGATGACGGCGTTAAAGCTGTTCAAGACGAATACATTCGATTAGCCAGCAATATGCTCAACAATGTTGAACCATTGGAAGCCGTGTCACTGAAAGACAGGGAGATCTTTGACCTTCTGGGTTTCGACTGA
- a CDS encoding protochlorophyllide reductase gives MGTPGTVLITGTTSGVGLNATQALVRQGWTVITANRNPQRAAGAADQLDIPRGRLHHILMDLGDLESVRHAVENLSIGIDALVCNAAVYEPKLKQPKRSPQGYELSMATNHLGHFLLIQLLLDRLKASSHPSKRIVILGTVTANSKELGGKIPIPAPADLGDLSGFEAGFQDPVSMASGQLFKPGKAYKDSKLCNMITTQELHRRIYADTGISCTSLYPGCVADTPLFRNTPKAFQVIFPWFQKKITGGYVSQSLAGERVAMVVANPAFNQSGVHWSWGNRQKKDGQQFSQELSDKATNPDVARRVWELSMKLVGL, from the coding sequence ATGGGAACTCCAGGCACCGTTCTCATTACAGGAACAACTTCTGGTGTGGGCTTAAATGCCACCCAAGCTTTGGTTCGACAGGGTTGGACCGTGATTACGGCCAATCGCAACCCTCAGAGAGCGGCTGGAGCTGCTGATCAGCTGGACATTCCCCGCGGTCGCCTGCATCACATCCTTATGGATTTAGGGGATTTAGAGAGTGTCCGTCATGCGGTTGAAAACCTCTCAATCGGGATTGATGCGCTGGTATGCAATGCGGCGGTCTATGAGCCCAAGTTGAAACAGCCCAAGCGTTCGCCCCAAGGCTATGAATTATCGATGGCCACCAACCATTTGGGCCATTTCTTGCTGATTCAGCTGCTTCTTGATCGGTTGAAGGCGTCCAGCCATCCCTCAAAACGAATCGTGATTCTTGGTACCGTCACGGCCAACTCCAAGGAACTTGGAGGGAAAATCCCTATTCCAGCTCCGGCTGATCTTGGCGACCTTTCAGGTTTCGAAGCTGGTTTTCAAGATCCGGTCTCGATGGCCAGTGGACAGTTGTTTAAGCCAGGCAAGGCTTACAAAGACAGCAAGTTGTGCAACATGATCACCACCCAGGAACTGCATCGAAGGATCTACGCGGACACAGGGATTAGCTGTACGTCTTTGTATCCAGGTTGCGTCGCTGACACGCCTTTGTTTCGAAATACCCCAAAGGCCTTTCAAGTGATTTTCCCTTGGTTTCAGAAAAAGATTACTGGCGGTTATGTCTCTCAGTCTCTCGCTGGTGAACGGGTCGCAATGGTAGTGGCGAACCCCGCGTTCAACCAATCAGGTGTGCACTGGAGTTGGGGGAACCGTCAAAAGAAAGATGGTCAGCAATTCAGTCAAGAGCTTTCCGATAAGGCGACAAATCCAGATGTCGCCCGTCGGGTTTGGGAGCTTTCAATGAAACTCGTTGGTCTTTGA
- the psaM gene encoding photosystem I reaction center subunit XII, translating to MVTSITQAEVLIALVVAAHAGVLAVRLCVSLYRA from the coding sequence ATGGTCACTTCTATTACTCAAGCTGAAGTTTTGATCGCCTTAGTGGTGGCTGCCCATGCCGGTGTGTTGGCTGTGCGCTTGTGTGTGAGCTTGTATCGGGCATAA
- a CDS encoding CRR6 family NdhI maturation factor, with protein MDAQSRTEPVVIDAVAIQTLDLKALNPWMERPLTDLLNDGAGLELQYNWPRDADDPRELSECPEPRLWALRADAVYPWLPLVLERSGGSLIQHVAMVVPHDFSPSEGIRFDPQALEIWITHRFMLLDHLGAQLPQSQRWNLLQMAATIGYEVDAAFWTLLDQH; from the coding sequence ATGGATGCCCAAAGTCGGACGGAACCGGTTGTTATCGATGCCGTTGCCATTCAGACGCTTGATCTCAAGGCGCTGAACCCATGGATGGAGCGGCCGCTCACAGACCTCCTCAACGATGGAGCAGGGTTAGAGCTCCAGTACAACTGGCCACGGGATGCCGATGATCCTAGAGAGCTGAGTGAATGCCCAGAACCACGTCTTTGGGCCCTCAGGGCAGATGCCGTTTACCCCTGGCTGCCCCTAGTGCTGGAACGATCAGGCGGAAGCCTGATCCAACATGTGGCGATGGTGGTTCCCCACGACTTCAGTCCAAGTGAAGGGATTCGCTTCGACCCTCAAGCCCTGGAAATCTGGATCACCCACCGATTCATGCTTCTCGATCACCTGGGAGCACAACTTCCTCAATCTCAGCGATGGAACTTGCTCCAGATGGCCGCCACCATTGGCTACGAGGTGGATGCAGCGTTCTGGACCCTCCTTGATCAACACTGA